The segment GTGTACTCGCCCGCCCCGATGTTGAAGGTGTCGTTCACCACGTCGTCGGGCAGGGTGCTGCACAGCCAGATGGCCTGGCAGAGGTCGGCGATGTCCAGCAGCTGGTAGCGGTTGTTGCCGCTGCCGATCATCGGGAAGCCGCGGCCGTCCTTCGCCCAGTCGTAGAGCAGGGCGAAGACTCCGAGGCGCTCGGGCCCGATGAAGCTCTTGGGCCGGATGACCGGCACGATCATGCCCTGGGCCCGGTACTCCTCGCAGACGCCCTCGGCCTCGACCTTGGCCACGCCGTAGGGGCCGACGCCGTCGAGCCGGTCGTCCTCGAGCAGCGGGTGGTGGTCCGGGATGCCGTAGACCGCGGTCGAGGAGATGTGCACGAAACGCCGGATACCCGCCTGCCTGGCGTGTTCGAGCAGGTTGCGCGTGCCGTCGATGCCCGTGGTCATGATGTCGTCGTGCGGGTAGAGCGGCAGGGCCATGGCCGTGTGGATGACCAGGTCGACGCCCTCCATGCAGCGCGCCACCACCGCGGGATCGCGGATGTCGCCCACCACGGCCTCGATGCGGTCGCGGCAGTCCGGGTACGTGAACTCGGCCAGGTCGAGGGAGCGCACGGCGACCCCGCGGTCGAGCAGGTCCCGGATGAGGTTGATGCCGTTGAAACCCGAGCCGCCGGTGACCAGCACCTTGCGCCAGCGCGGGGCCTCGCCCTCCGCCTTGATGATCATCGTCTCTCCCGTCCCGCCCGCGCGGGGGCTCGACCGGCCCGGCGCCAGTCACTCCTCTGCCAGGACGATCTCCCCGTCGAAGATGCGTCCGTCCCGCTCGGCCTTGAAGCGCATGCGGTCGCCCACGCGGGCGTTGTAGT is part of the bacterium genome and harbors:
- a CDS encoding NAD-dependent epimerase/dehydratase family protein, whose protein sequence is MIIKAEGEAPRWRKVLVTGGSGFNGINLIRDLLDRGVAVRSLDLAEFTYPDCRDRIEAVVGDIRDPAVVARCMEGVDLVIHTAMALPLYPHDDIMTTGIDGTRNLLEHARQAGIRRFVHISSTAVYGIPDHHPLLEDDRLDGVGPYGVAKVEAEGVCEEYRAQGMIVPVIRPKSFIGPERLGVFALLYDWAKDGRGFPMIGSGNNRYQLLDIADLCQAIWLCSTLPDDVVNDTFNIGAGEYTTMKEDWQAVLDHAGKGGRVRGFPAAPVIWGLRILDRLGLSPLYKWVYETAATDSFVSIEKAQRVLGYAPRYSNKDALIRNFEWYLAHLDEFENASGVSHRVPWKQGALGLVKRFF